DNA sequence from the Glycine soja cultivar W05 chromosome 18, ASM419377v2, whole genome shotgun sequence genome:
aaatttcacttaaatttgaaattgaatttgtggagccaaattttggagccaaaatttcattaattatgattagtgaattttagctatggttcagtccactaatccaatatcaagttcaagattctccactaagtgtgcttaggtatcatgagacatgtaaagcatgaaggacatgcacaaagtgtgactatataatGTGGCAATggagtgtagcaagcaaatgctcacctccccctctaaaatttaattggattggacttcttccaattcaattaaatttatttccaaccataCACGTCAAacattcacttaatgcatgtgaaattacaaaactacccctaatacaaaaaactagtctaggtgccctaaaacacaagggctgaaaaatcctacatttcttaGGTACCTTACTTAtattatggagtcctaaatacaaggcccaaaaataatgaaaccttaatctaatatgtacaaagataagcgagctcatacttagcccatgagcccgaaatctaccctcaggctcatgagaaccctagggccttctcttgcatctctagcccaatcttcttggagtcttctatccaatgcccttgcgggataggattgcattaatatttataaatgttttCAGAGATTCACCCATAAGTTTTTTAGAGTTCTTACAATGCTTCTGTTAGTTTAGCGGGTTTTGATATTGTTATTTTTCAACCAATAGTAATAAAACTACATTATTAtctcattattttgatttttaatgataattttattatatatttcattttattccatgtataaataaaaattttaaatatttttttaaaaactgaacttTTTAATCTTACATAACCCAAAAATCTCTGTTCTCACCAAACATGTCCACATTCCAGTTCAAACCATAACCCTTAGCAGCAAACATACACAAATTTCGGGTTCCAGTTCGGGTTGGATCATCGAGTAAGGAATACGAACTGCTGGTAGTCATCGGACAAGTGGTTGCTGAAGTAGAAGAAGGTGACGgcgataaagaagaaaaaaaaggtcttGAATGTGAGGAGTGTCCGGAGAAAATTGCCagtcattgaaattttttttattcaattcatGGATCTAAGAATGAAAGGTGTGAGTCAAAATGTTTCCTTTAGATGTAGTGCTTCACTAATTATCACTTCTTATACGAACAATAAATACAATGATGGTAAGTGATCTGCGTGTGCCGGAGTTAATTACaaacttttatttgtttgagaacaacaacatattaaaaggtatttctcataaaaattgattatttgacGCAATTTAAATGTCTAGACCTTAGAAAGATATACGAAGACAAacgaatttttaaaaaaatattttaattatacatggattaaattgaaatatatatatatatatatatatatatatatatatatatatatataataaaattatcattaaatatcaaaataatgaaataataatataacttatataattatcatttattGAAAAACCAACAGTATTAAAATCCCTGGAGTTAATGGAGACATAATAGAAGCTCTCTAAATTTTTACtacaatttaatctttaaaaacatgatattttaataaaattataatcattgATAAAgactaatatataaatattcaacAATTTGTTAGGTTTggatgatgattcctttcatccacatttgattttagtttataataataaatataaattattgatattttaatgaatttttgacAGTGACAGAATCAATATATTAAAAGACTTAACAATAATCAGTATCGTCTACCATTTAAgagaatatattttgttttatctaaCATCCAACACACTAAAACTAGAGTCCACCCTTATGAAAATCAGTTTATACAATATCTTTTAGTTAATTTGTGCGTTCAGTGTCAAAGAAATTCAAAAACACTgagaatgacaaaaaaaaaagggaggtccACACACTAACTATTCAAGTCTCTCTTTTAAGCGTCTTCCTTAACTATTTGAATTGCAACTTAGTGCCATGCATATTTTGATTCTCAATCTTTCAAAGCACAATGCGTTGAATTGCAACTTAGTGTCATGTCAATTTATAGACATTGACTTGCGTtgaatgttttttgtttttcaacttGAAAATTCTTCATGTGTTGGacttgctttttttcttttttccttccatGTACGATATATGTATAACCAtatttgtcttttgtttttgtcactctattatttatctttttattgataaatattaatgattaatttttttaacagaagattaaattaataaatattatttgttagaatgttaattttttttattagaagagAGAATCAAatcctttcctccttctcttcTCCTTTATAATCATTCAATCCATATTATATCCCAACTctttatttagataaataattaggAAGAAGCCAGAGAAACAACATATACAGCAGTGGAATAATTTCACATAAAatcaaaacatataaaatgcttttacaaacaattaatttaaataataaatataatatagaaaatttttagtaatatatatatatatatatatatatatatatatatatatatatataactgaaAGTAAAACTGCCACACTTGTGAACATTAGCTTCCAACGTGTAGAAGAAAAAACAACCGTAGCAAACCAAAAGATCTTCAACGTGCAAAACAACTTTTAACGTATAGAAAATAAAGACTTTTGTGagaatattttgacaaaaacaatcttgaagattttaaaagattatgtgggattgtattgattttgtgggattttaaaagattttttttaaaagactttttacaaTCAGGATTCTTAACCCaagattttaatggatttctaacacagatttttaagatttcaaagtactttatggatttttaagattttgaaagattaatacattttaaacaaaaaaaataacggaagttacaaaagtgaatgaaaaagatgataaataaattataatgtttgaataaagaaaataaaaacgatagaaattttaaaccttttaataacaaagtcattattgcctaaaaaaataataacaaagtgaTTCTCACTTCATGTTCGCCTAATTATTAGCATTTCTCCACATATCTGAACCTATATTAGTCCTCCATATATTAGCATCTTCTCGTTCCTGCTCTTGTGTTTGAACAATGGGTTCATGATCATTGTCTTCGTAATTTGGTAAcactgaagatgaagatgaagactcGTCAGTAGGTTCCACTGGAAATTCATCAGAACGACATTCTTTGCGAAGAAAATTATGAAGTGATGCACATGCCAACACAAGCTCTGCTTGTGTTTTAAATAGAAATGGAGGTGCTGACTTAAAAATTGTGAACCGCGATTTAAAAATACCAAATATCCTCTCAATCACATTCCTTAAGGATGCATGCCGAAGATTAAataattccttttcattttcaggGTCATTACCGTGACCTGCAAAATCTTGTAGATGATATCGTACACCTCGATATGGGGCTAAAAATTTGCGTCGATTAGGAAATCCACAATCCACCAGATAATACTTACCTTGGGGCACTTTAAGTCCATTCTTCCTTGCCAAAGCATCACTTAACACCTTGGAATCATGTGCTGAACCCTCCCACCCGCTAAGAACGTACATGAATTCCAAATCAAAGTTACAAGCAGCTAATACATTTTGTGATATATTTCCATGACGATCACGATAACTGCTTACATCTCGTCCTTTTACTGATGCGGGAATATGTGTACCATCAATAGCTCCAATGCAATCCTAAAGTGTGTGTATcaataatcataaatattattataataatcacaattataattataattttgttataattagatAATGATCACATACCTTAAAATAAGGATAAAACCTTGTGCTTTCCCTTATTTTTGCAGGCACAGTTGAGCCTGGTCTAACCATTAAATCAGGTGCTAATGAGTTCAGAGCTTTCAAAATCTTGTGAAAATTTTCACTTGTAGCAAATTGTGATCGGCCAAATGTATTGCGGATTACACAATATCGAGTGTTCTGGCCGACAATCTGTAGGAATGATGCAAGCATTTCTTCAACACAAATAAATCTTGTATCCTCCAAATgtgttttttctcttataatcgTGCACAACTTTCGAAATACATCAGGATACATCCTATATACTTGTCAAAAGATTGCAGGATCATCGTTTAATGCTTTGTGTATATAGTCATATCCCCGACTAGTAATTTGTCGTCGAGTTAATGGACGTTCAATATGTTCACCACGCATCATATTCAAAAACTGATTTAATATATCTATTAAAGCATAAATTGTCATCACATATGTGTATGTGGCTTCATAAAATTCTTCATTTGTTTCCTCGTCATCTATATCTTCATCATTTGTATCTTCATTATATATATCTCCATCCATTTCTTCGTTCTTTATGTCATGGTCATGGTTATAAGTCAATATCAAAGTTAAtacaaattcatatataaaataaatataactaaagttTAACCACAAcaatttcacaaaatatataaccTAAATACTTCAACCATAATAGTTCGaccaaaaaacaaaccaaatattTCAACCAAAATACAACCATAATAGTTCGaccaaaaaacaaaccaaatactTCAACCAAAATAGAGACCCAAAAGATATAGTTCAACAAACTCAcgatgtttaaaataatatgttaataatagatgatcaaaatattaattattcccTAACTTAAAGTTTATCCAAGATGAGCGTTCTTCCGgtgacatcttcaagaaaaaatccttttttgcTTTAGTATTTAACAATTCAGCTGTCTTGAAACGCGTTATGTCATCCAAATTTGgaatttcttttataacatCCCAAATAATACCCTCGAGCTCTCTATCTCTATctctatatttttctcttttctccatcatgttggatattttttcaaaattcacagtaATAGTCCCAATGCCAACAGAAAGATTTTCCAGAACGTTGCCTTGATTGTTGATCCCAACAGCGCTTGAACTCCCTCCATACTCGAATCTCCTTCGCTTGtgacagttttgtttttctatgGGAACCTCTGAATCTAAAGGGGGGTGGGATGGTGGACTTGGTTGGTTTGGTGATGGAGGCTGATATGCTGGTTCATAGTTATTTGGTGTTATGAATGTATCACTATTAGGATCATATGAAAATTCTTCTATCCCAACAGTTCTATTTTCTGGCTCAAAAGTTGTTGCATCAGTATCATCTGGATCGACTGATATAGAATTATTCCCGCTAGAAACTCCACCCCCAACAACGATCTTCAAATACTCATAATCAACCATACTTTTTCCTCGAAGTTTGCTGTGACTTGGGtgggactaaaaaaaatcattgttaatatactacaaatattataatttactaaatttataactattaatatatttaaaagattatgaACTTAGCTCACCTTTAAGTAATCTTTTCATACATCCTCATGAGCAGTGAAAGTTTTTCCAATTGGGTCCCATCCAAAGCCAGAGTTGTTGCGCATAAGGGTTGACATCATGTTATACTGGTTTCGAAACCACTTCATCCGACTCAAATAATGACTATAAGTTTTAGGGAATTTAGTTTTTGCATTGAGTTGAGGAAGCATTATTCGTTCTACATTTTGTTTGCTAAGTGACTCATTGGCATCACACAATCCCCTATTCATAGCATCCACCAAGAGGTGCAACAACTCATTGGTATCCTCCATAGTCCAAGATACATAATTATCTTTGTCTCTACTCTttcctttgttattttcttgtgaATCCCCCATTTGAtcgctaatatatatatataagaaaatagttattgtttccTAATTGTCAAAAGTATAGTGACTATATCCCGAATAATATACAATTCAAtagaaaaaccaataaaaaactacctaataataaaataagggtCATGCTAACATGCGCACTTAGGGCACATGTTAAGGATACTTCCAATAGTAACTATGtcttaaaaacaacaatttttgactttcaaaaaagtaaattgcacaactttcaatacaaaatttctatacataaTACACTAACAAGTGTCTTAAGGGCACATGTTAGcattttccataaaaataatactcatatatcataaaatcatttaaaaaaaattattaacaaaataacaataataataacacaataacaattaaaaaattattaacacaataataataataataacacgctgtcaaaaaaataataataacacattaataattaacattttaataataacacaagaaaataataataataataatggacgttgtaaaaaaacaagttgaagaaacagaaaaaaaaaagagttttttattttgatttgcatatacagtactaaaaaaaaaagcaatatgaAATCTTGATGCATATCAATTGCCATTCTTTTGATGCATATTCATTGCCTGGACGTTGAAAACAATATGAATACGATATCTTGAAGCATATACAGCACCCTCTTCTTTTGATTTGCGTAATATACATATAGTATGAACAATATTGACTATCGAttgccattaaaaaaataggtaaaattgattgaaaagttGTAAGAGAATGAACCTGGTAATGGTTTGTGTCTTGTTCGGCAGGAGAAGAGAAAAAGTCTTTGGAAGATTATGAAAAGTCTCAA
Encoded proteins:
- the LOC114396116 gene encoding protein ALP1-like is translated as MLASFLQIVGQNTRYCVIRNTFGRSQFATSENFHKILKALNSLAPDLMVRPGSTVPAKIRESTRFYPYFKDCIGAIDGTHIPASVKGRDVSSYRDRHGNISQNVLAACNFDLEFMYVLSGWEGSAHDSKVLSDALARKNGLKVPQGKYYLVDCGFPNRRKFLAPYRGVRYHLQDFAGHGNDPENEKELFNLRHASLRNVIERIFGIFKSRFTIFKSAPPFLFKTQAELVLACASLHNFLRKECRSDEFPVEPTDESSSSSSVLPNYEDNDHEPIVQTQEQEREDANIWRTNIGSDMWRNANN